Proteins from one Nakamurella multipartita DSM 44233 genomic window:
- a CDS encoding NAD(P)/FAD-dependent oxidoreductase, whose translation MSERRVNHQVDPSAPGGPAAVSGAPRRPHVVVLGGGFGGLTAVRALGKADVDITLVDRHTYNAFQPLLYQVATAGLNPGDVTFFLRATRMAQRNVSFRQAEVEGIDPGTQHISFVGGTGLHYDYLIIATGATTNYFGTKGAQENSLAIYTRAQALRLRDKIFTNLEHAAAANTEEDLAIVVVGAGPTGVEMAGALAELRNDAMATVYPELDPRRTHIVLVEMSDKVLAPFAPPLRDFAARALRERGVELRLNTSVAEVRPDGVVLGGGEFLKAGVVVWATGVTVPAAVKDWGLPQGRGGRITVDKDLRVTGFKNIFAVGDIALLPEPLPQLAQPALQGGQHAGKQVVALIAGRPTHPFHYHDKGTMATVGRRAAIADIQLIKGRSIRLTGTLAWLAWLFVHIVMLLGNRNRLATFVNLTTKYFAPSRRTNPIVGDVPVFEHPGRS comes from the coding sequence GTGAGTGAGCGTCGAGTGAACCATCAGGTCGACCCGAGTGCACCGGGCGGCCCGGCCGCGGTGTCCGGTGCGCCGCGGCGGCCGCACGTCGTGGTCCTCGGTGGCGGCTTCGGTGGGTTGACCGCGGTCCGGGCGCTGGGCAAGGCCGACGTGGACATCACGCTGGTCGACCGCCACACCTACAACGCGTTCCAACCGCTGCTGTACCAGGTGGCCACCGCCGGGCTGAACCCCGGCGATGTGACTTTCTTCCTGCGGGCCACCCGGATGGCGCAGCGCAACGTGAGCTTCCGGCAGGCCGAGGTCGAGGGCATCGACCCGGGGACCCAGCACATCAGCTTCGTCGGCGGCACCGGCCTGCATTACGACTACCTGATCATCGCCACCGGCGCGACGACCAACTATTTCGGCACCAAGGGTGCGCAGGAGAACTCGCTGGCGATCTACACCCGGGCCCAGGCGCTGCGGCTGCGGGACAAGATCTTCACCAACCTGGAGCACGCCGCCGCGGCCAACACCGAGGAGGACCTGGCCATCGTGGTGGTCGGGGCCGGCCCGACCGGAGTCGAGATGGCCGGTGCGCTGGCCGAACTGCGCAACGACGCGATGGCCACGGTGTATCCCGAGCTCGATCCCCGGCGCACGCACATCGTGCTGGTCGAGATGTCGGACAAGGTGCTGGCCCCGTTCGCGCCGCCGCTGCGGGACTTCGCCGCGCGGGCCCTGCGCGAGCGCGGGGTGGAGCTGCGGCTGAACACCTCGGTGGCCGAGGTGCGACCCGACGGGGTGGTCCTCGGTGGCGGTGAATTTCTCAAGGCCGGCGTCGTGGTGTGGGCCACCGGGGTCACGGTCCCGGCCGCGGTGAAGGACTGGGGCCTGCCGCAGGGCCGGGGCGGGCGGATCACCGTGGACAAGGATCTGCGGGTCACCGGCTTCAAGAACATCTTCGCCGTCGGCGACATCGCGCTGCTGCCCGAACCGCTGCCGCAGCTGGCCCAGCCCGCGCTGCAGGGCGGGCAGCACGCGGGCAAGCAGGTCGTGGCCCTGATCGCCGGCCGCCCGACCCACCCGTTCCACTACCACGACAAGGGCACGATGGCGACGGTCGGCCGGCGCGCGGCCATCGCCGACATCCAGCTGATCAAGGGCCGGTCCATCCGGTTGACCGGGACCCTGGCCTGGTTGGCCTGGCTGTTCGTGCACATCGTGATGCTGCTGGGCAACCGGAACCGGCTGGCCACCTTCGTCAACCTGACCACGAAGTACTTCGCACCGTCGCGCCGGACCAATCCGATCGTCGGGGACGTGCCCGTGTTCGAACATCCTGGGCGAAGTTGA
- a CDS encoding MarR family winged helix-turn-helix transcriptional regulator, with protein sequence MTSSPRWLSDSEQRAWRAIQQFGAPLAAALNRQLVADSALSSADYQVLVVLTEGGPEGLRAGELGRATGWEKSRLSHHLKRMQARGLVRREECRTDGRGLLVLITPAGRQAIADAAPGHVATVRDLVIDALTPEQLQVLAEAGEAVGARLTAVNCRAAEAEGFDTAAGADSVEGAVELPSIDAQGVGHVSTSS encoded by the coding sequence ATGACGTCCTCACCGCGCTGGCTCTCCGACTCGGAGCAGCGAGCCTGGCGCGCGATCCAGCAGTTCGGGGCGCCGCTGGCCGCGGCCCTGAACCGGCAGCTGGTGGCCGATTCGGCGCTGTCCTCGGCCGACTACCAGGTGCTCGTCGTGCTCACCGAGGGCGGCCCGGAGGGGCTGCGAGCCGGTGAACTGGGCCGGGCCACCGGCTGGGAGAAGAGCCGGCTCTCGCACCATCTCAAGCGGATGCAGGCGCGTGGGCTGGTGCGCCGCGAGGAGTGCCGCACCGACGGGCGCGGCCTTCTCGTGCTGATCACCCCGGCCGGCCGGCAGGCCATCGCCGACGCCGCCCCGGGGCATGTGGCCACGGTCCGCGATCTGGTGATCGACGCGCTGACCCCCGAGCAGCTGCAGGTCCTGGCCGAGGCCGGGGAGGCAGTGGGGGCCCGGCTGACCGCCGTCAACTGCCGTGCCGCCGAAGCGGAGGGTTTCGACACCGCGGCCGGTGCCGACAGTGTCGAGGGGGCCGTCGAGCTCCCGTCAATCGACGCGCAAGGGGTGGGTCATGTCTCAACCTCCAGTTGA
- a CDS encoding DUF5709 domain-containing protein translates to MIDETQPGYDVTEGVSEQLTVSDTLSDERLDDFLDEGYNPPDREPTVQVPTESEEERGQSLDELLRAETPDVWERDEENLFDESGDEVGDVRAGRLVADGSDAYADNRNDVLADDVGIDGAGASAEEAAMHVIDEYDQR, encoded by the coding sequence ATGATCGACGAGACGCAACCCGGGTACGACGTGACCGAAGGGGTCTCCGAGCAGCTGACCGTCAGCGACACGTTGTCCGACGAGCGGCTCGACGACTTCCTCGACGAGGGCTACAACCCCCCGGACCGTGAACCGACGGTGCAGGTGCCCACCGAGTCCGAGGAGGAGCGGGGGCAGAGCCTGGATGAGCTGCTCCGGGCCGAGACGCCGGACGTCTGGGAACGGGACGAGGAGAACCTGTTCGACGAGTCGGGCGACGAGGTCGGCGATGTGCGGGCCGGGCGGCTGGTCGCCGACGGGTCCGACGCCTACGCGGACAACCGCAACGACGTGCTGGCCGACGACGTCGGCATCGACGGGGCCGGGGCCAGCGCCGAAGAGGCGGCCATGCACGTCATCGACGAGTACGACCAGCGCTGA
- a CDS encoding alpha/beta hydrolase → MLTIVLVLVGALLAGVAVLWSGQRRLIYQPDTSAVPAASALLDDALDVTLTTEDGVALRALYVRAPVPRDPAGCRSTVLVAPGNGGNRAGRLPLARALREAGFGVLLLDYRGYGGNPGRPSEDGLAADARAAYAFLTGDAGLSADELIYLGESLGGAVVTRLATEHPPAALLLRSPFTELADVAQRQVPVLPVRWLLRDRFPVVDLTVALPVPTTVVYGTADTLVPPALSLTVAARSAGDPVVIAIEGADHNDPALTHGPDLIAAAVVLAKRAGCPPAG, encoded by the coding sequence ATGCTGACCATCGTTCTGGTCCTGGTCGGGGCCTTGCTCGCGGGAGTCGCGGTGCTGTGGTCGGGGCAACGGCGGCTGATCTACCAGCCCGACACCAGTGCCGTGCCGGCGGCCTCGGCGCTGCTCGACGACGCCCTGGACGTCACCCTGACCACCGAGGACGGCGTGGCCCTGCGCGCGCTGTACGTGCGGGCGCCGGTGCCCCGCGACCCGGCCGGGTGCCGCAGCACGGTGCTGGTGGCGCCGGGCAACGGAGGTAACCGGGCCGGCCGGCTGCCGTTGGCCCGGGCCCTGCGTGAGGCCGGCTTCGGGGTGCTGCTGCTGGACTACCGCGGTTATGGCGGCAATCCCGGTCGGCCCAGCGAGGACGGGTTGGCGGCCGACGCCCGTGCGGCCTACGCGTTCCTGACCGGCGACGCCGGCCTGTCCGCGGACGAGTTGATCTACCTGGGGGAGAGCCTGGGTGGGGCCGTGGTCACCCGGCTGGCCACCGAGCACCCCCCGGCCGCCCTGCTGCTGCGCTCCCCGTTCACCGAGCTGGCCGACGTGGCCCAGCGGCAGGTCCCGGTGCTGCCGGTGCGGTGGCTGCTGCGGGACCGGTTCCCGGTGGTCGACCTGACGGTGGCCCTGCCGGTGCCCACCACGGTGGTCTACGGCACCGCGGACACTCTCGTGCCACCCGCGCTGAGCCTGACCGTGGCGGCCCGGTCGGCCGGCGATCCCGTGGTGATCGCGATCGAGGGGGCCGACCACAACGACCCGGCCCTGACCCACGGGCCCGATCTGATCGCGGCCGCTGTGGTGCTGGCCAAGCGGGCCGGCTGCCCGCCGGCGGGCTGA
- a CDS encoding DUF2252 domain-containing protein: MIGRSKSRGHVVLATADSESFDSLSRRPTARADRYLMGKSLRDKVSRQSLADWAPPIGRPDPVQLIMDSHEGRLDWLIPIRVGRMIGSPYGFLRGTAIVMAEDVARLPSTGITPVICGDSHLGNFGFYASPERDLVMDLNDFDEAHPGGWEWDLRRLVASIWVAGRQNGAGESDCESAARQCVAAYRTEVRELARTPLLARSYQRIDVDHLHKTTSNPSLRQEIRRAVSRARHRTSDRALPRFTHQEQGRRRIVEEPPLITRVSEQDFAILSAGLDGYLQTLAPHWRRALGGYTIVDIAHKVVGVGSVGLRAYVVLLEGSSPDDVVFLQLKQARRSVLAKYVHGESAWHAHQGQRVVEYQQALQTVSDPLLGWAEADGRQYYVRQFRNMKGTVALDSIDGSALADYAGIVGHLLAKGHARTSGASMIAGYCGKSDKLDVALAHFARLYADQTEADHAALVKAVQRGIMPVERGL, from the coding sequence GTGATCGGTCGCAGCAAGTCCCGCGGGCACGTCGTCCTGGCCACCGCCGACAGCGAATCGTTCGACTCCCTGTCCCGGCGCCCGACCGCCCGGGCCGACCGATACCTGATGGGCAAGTCGCTGCGCGACAAGGTGTCCCGGCAGTCGCTGGCCGACTGGGCGCCGCCGATCGGCCGGCCCGACCCGGTCCAGCTGATCATGGACTCGCACGAGGGTCGGCTGGACTGGCTCATCCCGATCCGGGTGGGCCGGATGATCGGCAGCCCCTACGGCTTCCTGCGTGGGACGGCCATCGTGATGGCCGAGGACGTCGCCCGGTTGCCCTCGACCGGCATCACCCCGGTCATCTGCGGTGACTCGCATCTGGGCAACTTCGGCTTCTACGCCTCGCCCGAGCGCGACCTGGTCATGGATCTGAACGACTTCGACGAGGCCCACCCCGGTGGCTGGGAATGGGACCTGCGCAGACTGGTGGCCAGCATCTGGGTGGCCGGCCGGCAGAACGGGGCCGGCGAGTCGGACTGCGAGTCCGCCGCGCGGCAATGCGTGGCCGCCTACCGCACCGAGGTGCGGGAACTGGCCCGCACTCCCCTGCTGGCGCGCTCCTACCAGCGGATCGACGTCGACCACCTGCACAAGACCACCTCCAACCCCTCACTGCGGCAGGAGATCCGGCGCGCCGTCTCCCGGGCCCGCCACCGCACCAGCGACCGCGCGCTGCCCCGCTTCACCCATCAGGAGCAGGGCCGGCGCCGGATCGTGGAGGAGCCGCCCCTGATCACCCGGGTCAGCGAGCAGGACTTCGCGATCCTGTCCGCGGGGCTGGACGGGTACCTGCAGACGCTGGCCCCGCACTGGCGGCGGGCCCTGGGCGGCTACACGATCGTCGACATCGCCCACAAGGTCGTCGGGGTCGGCAGTGTCGGGTTGCGCGCCTACGTGGTGCTGCTCGAGGGCAGCAGTCCCGACGACGTCGTCTTCCTGCAGCTCAAGCAGGCCCGCCGGTCGGTGCTGGCCAAGTACGTGCACGGCGAGTCGGCCTGGCACGCCCATCAGGGCCAGCGGGTGGTCGAGTACCAGCAGGCCCTGCAGACGGTCAGCGACCCGTTGCTGGGCTGGGCCGAGGCCGACGGCCGGCAGTACTACGTCCGCCAGTTCCGGAACATGAAGGGCACCGTGGCCCTGGACTCGATCGACGGCTCGGCGCTGGCCGACTACGCCGGCATCGTCGGGCATCTGCTGGCCAAGGGCCACGCCCGGACCTCGGGCGCCTCGATGATCGCCGGATACTGCGGCAAGAGCGACAAGCTCGACGTCGCGCTGGCCCATTTCGCGCGGCTCTACGCCGATCAGACCGAGGCCGACCATGCGGCGCTGGTCAAGGCGGTCCAGCGGGGCATCATGCCGGTCGAGCGGGGCCTGTAG
- a CDS encoding glucose-1-phosphate adenylyltransferase family protein, whose amino-acid sequence MTHGRVLCVVLAGGRGSRLGPLTTGRAKPSLPVGGNYRLIDLALSNAAHSGLSDVWVLQQYEPHLLSEHLAGGRPWDLDRTRGGFRLLAPFQGPAHDGFASGNADALIRNWPVIAAYDPEVLLVCSADHLLTLDLRAVLAQHRESGVDATVVSTTLPAGADVSRYLVVQADGGRVRSVDYKPEHGRGRSVGTEVFAYRPDVLAEHLRELHRTGELGDYGERLLPSLVADGTVGDFHHRGHWRDLGTPMAYLDGQLELLRDRPPMRLDDPDWPILTSMPMRGPARVRRTAELERVWLAPAADVAGAVVNSVLGPGVVIERGATVRHSVLMDDVVVRAGAQVSRSVIAEGSVVGRRATLGAPQARHPVVIGAHRRIAADAELPAGTQVEPHRPRDLIRAAR is encoded by the coding sequence ATGACACATGGACGCGTGCTGTGCGTGGTGCTCGCCGGGGGCCGCGGATCGCGGCTGGGCCCCCTGACCACAGGCCGGGCCAAGCCGTCGCTGCCGGTCGGCGGCAACTACCGGTTGATCGATCTCGCCCTGTCCAACGCCGCCCACAGCGGCCTGTCCGACGTCTGGGTGCTCCAGCAGTACGAGCCGCACCTGCTCAGTGAGCATCTGGCCGGCGGTCGCCCCTGGGACCTGGACCGCACCCGGGGCGGCTTTCGTCTCCTCGCCCCGTTCCAGGGACCGGCCCACGACGGGTTTGCCTCCGGCAACGCCGACGCATTGATCCGGAACTGGCCGGTGATCGCCGCCTACGACCCGGAGGTCCTGCTGGTCTGCAGCGCCGACCACTTGCTCACCCTGGACCTGCGCGCCGTGCTGGCCCAGCATCGGGAGTCCGGCGTCGACGCCACCGTCGTGTCCACCACCCTGCCGGCGGGCGCGGACGTGTCCCGTTACCTGGTGGTACAGGCCGACGGCGGTCGGGTCCGCTCGGTCGACTACAAGCCCGAGCACGGCCGCGGCCGCTCCGTCGGCACCGAGGTCTTCGCCTACCGCCCGGACGTGCTGGCCGAGCACCTGCGCGAGCTGCATCGCACCGGCGAGCTCGGCGACTACGGCGAGCGGCTGTTGCCCAGCCTGGTCGCCGACGGCACCGTGGGCGACTTCCACCACCGAGGGCACTGGCGTGACCTGGGCACGCCGATGGCCTACCTGGACGGGCAGCTCGAGCTGTTGCGGGACCGGCCGCCGATGCGGCTGGACGACCCGGACTGGCCGATCCTGACCTCCATGCCGATGCGCGGTCCGGCCCGGGTCCGCCGGACCGCCGAGCTCGAACGCGTCTGGCTCGCGCCGGCCGCCGACGTCGCCGGCGCGGTGGTGAACTCGGTGCTCGGGCCGGGGGTGGTGATCGAACGCGGCGCCACCGTCCGGCACAGCGTGCTGATGGACGACGTCGTGGTCCGGGCCGGCGCCCAGGTCAGCCGGTCGGTGATCGCCGAGGGCAGCGTGGTCGGCCGGCGGGCCACGCTGGGGGCACCGCAGGCGCGGCACCCCGTGGTGATCGGGGCCCACCGCCGGATCGCCGCCGACGCCGAGCTGCCGGCGGGCACGCAGGTGGAGCCGCACCGACCTCGCGACCTGATCCGCGCCGCGCGCTGA
- a CDS encoding transglycosylase family protein has protein sequence MTRRTVARHRKPSKARTFALRGATVGVVAGAAALGLGAGTASAAPDSTWDAVAQCESSGNWSINTGNGYYGGLQFSQSTWNAFGGQEYAARADLATKEQQIAIAEKTLAGQGWGAWACAYAGGGEGATQRSVSGSSSSSDSSSDSSSSSSSGSSASSSSSDSSSSRSSRSQNDTQESSRGSHRSWNQDSDSSGSSSSSVTAGSAADGTYTVASGDTLYKIAAANGVSGGWEAVYQANSDIIPDPNLIYPGQVLRIP, from the coding sequence ATGACCCGTCGTACCGTCGCGCGCCATCGCAAGCCTTCCAAGGCCCGCACCTTCGCCCTCCGTGGTGCCACCGTCGGCGTGGTCGCCGGCGCTGCCGCCCTGGGTCTGGGCGCCGGCACCGCCTCCGCCGCCCCCGACTCGACCTGGGACGCCGTCGCGCAGTGCGAGAGCAGCGGCAACTGGTCCATCAACACCGGCAACGGCTACTACGGCGGCCTGCAGTTCTCGCAGTCCACCTGGAACGCCTTCGGCGGCCAGGAGTACGCCGCTCGCGCCGACCTGGCCACCAAGGAGCAGCAGATCGCCATCGCCGAGAAGACGCTGGCCGGTCAGGGCTGGGGCGCCTGGGCCTGCGCCTACGCCGGCGGCGGCGAGGGTGCCACCCAGCGCTCGGTGAGCGGTTCGTCCTCCTCGTCCGACAGCTCGTCCGACAGCTCCTCCAGCAGCTCGTCCGGCAGCTCCGCCAGCAGCTCGTCCTCGGACAGCAGCTCCTCGCGCAGCAGCCGCAGCCAGAACGACACCCAGGAGTCCTCGCGGGGCAGCCACCGCTCCTGGAACCAGGACAGCGACTCGTCCGGCTCCAGCAGCTCGTCGGTGACCGCCGGGAGCGCGGCCGACGGCACCTACACCGTGGCCTCGGGCGACACCCTCTACAAGATCGCCGCCGCCAACGGCGTCTCCGGTGGCTGGGAGGCCGTGTACCAGGCCAACTCCGACATCATCCCGGACCCGAACCTGATCTACCCGGGCCAGGTCCTGCGCATCCCGTGA
- a CDS encoding MFS transporter: MGGRRWAIGAAGTAVLLAALDAYVVVGLLVDMVVDLGIPVNRLERATPIVTGFLLGYVAAMPLLGQASDRYGRRRVLQLCLLGFAAGSALTAAAGSVPLLVAGRAVQGIAGGALLPVTMALVADLWPERRRAGVLGAVGAAQEIGSVLGTLYGVGVAALFASWPLFAALQPESWRWVFWVNLPLAAIAMLVVQLTVPRSAARPGDRPGVDLIGGALLALALGLLVVALYNPDPSRSVLPSWGWPALAGVAALVVAFVAYERRARVRLLDPAGVRMGALLTGLGVSAISGAALMVTLVDVELFAQTLLRMTSAESAQLLVRFLVALPIGALVGGLLAARCGEKWVSAAGLALAAGGFVLMSRWTPQVRESSHLFGMPALDSDLAVAGFGLGLVIAPLSAVTLRVVPAPSHGVASAAVVVARMTGMLIGLSALTAFGLWRFRDLTRDLVPPLPIGITDEQFNDRLAAFSRALEQALTTEYQEIFLVTAGLCGLGVGLSLLLPRRDRAAVRSGDPA; encoded by the coding sequence GTGGGGGGACGCCGTTGGGCTATCGGGGCTGCCGGCACGGCCGTCCTGCTGGCCGCCCTGGACGCGTACGTCGTCGTCGGGTTGCTGGTCGACATGGTCGTGGACCTGGGCATCCCGGTGAACCGGCTGGAACGGGCCACCCCGATCGTCACCGGTTTCCTGCTCGGGTACGTCGCGGCCATGCCGCTGCTGGGTCAGGCCTCCGACCGGTACGGCCGGCGCCGGGTGCTGCAGCTATGCCTGCTGGGCTTTGCCGCCGGCTCGGCCCTCACCGCCGCGGCGGGTTCGGTGCCGTTGCTGGTGGCCGGTCGCGCCGTGCAGGGCATCGCCGGCGGGGCCCTGTTGCCGGTGACCATGGCCCTGGTCGCCGATCTGTGGCCGGAGCGGCGCCGGGCCGGCGTCCTGGGCGCGGTCGGGGCCGCCCAGGAGATCGGCAGCGTCCTGGGCACCTTGTACGGCGTCGGGGTGGCCGCCCTGTTCGCCTCGTGGCCGTTGTTCGCCGCGCTCCAGCCGGAGAGCTGGCGCTGGGTGTTCTGGGTCAACCTGCCGCTGGCCGCGATCGCCATGCTCGTGGTGCAGCTGACCGTTCCCCGCTCCGCGGCGCGGCCGGGCGATCGCCCCGGCGTCGACCTGATCGGGGGCGCGCTGCTGGCCCTGGCCCTTGGCCTGCTGGTGGTCGCGCTCTACAACCCGGACCCGTCCCGATCCGTCCTGCCGTCCTGGGGATGGCCCGCGCTGGCCGGGGTGGCGGCGTTGGTCGTCGCCTTCGTCGCGTACGAGCGGCGGGCCCGAGTGCGGCTGCTGGATCCGGCGGGCGTCCGGATGGGGGCGTTGCTCACCGGTCTGGGGGTCAGCGCGATCTCCGGGGCCGCCCTGATGGTCACCCTGGTCGACGTCGAGCTGTTCGCTCAGACGCTATTGCGCATGACCTCGGCCGAGTCGGCCCAGCTGCTGGTGCGCTTCCTGGTGGCGTTGCCCATCGGGGCCCTGGTCGGCGGGCTGCTCGCCGCCCGGTGCGGTGAGAAGTGGGTCAGCGCGGCCGGTTTGGCTCTGGCCGCCGGCGGATTCGTCCTGATGAGCCGCTGGACGCCCCAGGTGCGCGAATCATCCCATCTGTTCGGAATGCCCGCGCTGGACAGTGATCTGGCGGTGGCCGGGTTCGGCCTCGGGCTGGTCATCGCGCCGCTGTCCGCGGTGACGCTGCGGGTGGTGCCGGCCCCGTCCCACGGCGTCGCCTCGGCCGCGGTGGTGGTCGCGCGGATGACCGGCATGCTGATCGGGTTGTCCGCGCTCACCGCGTTCGGGCTCTGGCGGTTCCGGGACCTGACCCGAGACCTGGTGCCCCCGTTGCCGATCGGGATCACCGACGAGCAGTTCAACGACCGCCTGGCCGCTTTCAGTCGGGCCCTGGAGCAGGCCCTGACCACCGAGTACCAGGAGATTTTCCTGGTCACCGCCGGGCTCTGCGGGCTCGGGGTGGGGCTTTCGCTGCTGCTGCCGCGGCGCGATCGGGCCGCCGTCCGGTCAGGCGATCCGGCGTAG
- a CDS encoding putative quinol monooxygenase: MSTPTDANPELLTVVAHMRARDGRQQELRDALIALVEPTSREEGFVNYDLHQGVEDPDLFYLYENWDNAALLDAHLGRPHLTEFAARLPELVDDNGLTITRLRRIA; encoded by the coding sequence ATGAGCACGCCCACCGATGCCAACCCCGAGCTGTTGACCGTCGTCGCCCACATGCGGGCCCGCGACGGCCGGCAGCAGGAACTGCGCGACGCGCTGATCGCCCTGGTCGAACCGACCAGCCGGGAAGAGGGTTTCGTCAACTACGACCTGCACCAGGGGGTCGAGGATCCGGACCTGTTCTACCTGTACGAGAACTGGGACAACGCCGCGCTGTTGGACGCGCACTTGGGCCGCCCGCACCTGACCGAGTTCGCCGCCCGGTTGCCCGAGCTGGTCGACGACAACGGCCTGACGATCACCCGGCTACGCCGGATCGCCTGA
- a CDS encoding DUF3500 domain-containing protein → MNLSEPAAADAARREVATAMARAAQAWVDSLDLRQRARGLGHPPANEATDAERRRWFYTPTDHGGLTVHQQRPDQHRAAMRLISTGLSTPAYVTVATIMGLENVLDQIEGFTAKFDRIRGRDPGLYYLRVFGEPGGSAPWGWRFGGHHVSLNNLIVDGALVAATPLFLGADPAASPLLGGAVNRPLARVEDLGRDLVRSLPSELARRAILLDKAPSDFVTANRTTVADGDQVIPLAGVWRDEAFPDPVEQAKLQALSDRIDRNAGLDAHDHRVVAYTTRAKGVAAAEFDAEQRELLRRLLATYFGRVPDALSPASRYLDDAVLDQVSFAWAGSTQAGQPHYYRLQGPRLLIEWDNTQRGANHAHSVWRDPSADFGLDVLARHRAEHRH, encoded by the coding sequence GTGAACCTCTCCGAGCCTGCCGCCGCCGACGCCGCCCGCCGCGAGGTGGCCACGGCCATGGCCCGGGCCGCCCAGGCCTGGGTGGACAGCCTGGATCTGCGGCAGCGGGCGCGCGGCCTGGGCCACCCGCCGGCCAACGAGGCCACCGACGCCGAGCGCCGGCGCTGGTTCTACACCCCGACCGATCACGGCGGCTTGACCGTGCACCAGCAGCGCCCCGATCAGCATCGGGCGGCGATGCGGCTGATCTCCACCGGGCTGTCCACCCCGGCCTACGTCACGGTGGCCACGATCATGGGCCTGGAGAACGTGCTCGACCAGATCGAGGGTTTCACGGCCAAGTTCGACCGGATCCGCGGCCGTGACCCGGGGCTGTACTACCTGCGCGTGTTCGGGGAACCGGGCGGGTCGGCGCCCTGGGGATGGCGGTTCGGCGGGCACCACGTGTCGCTGAACAACCTGATCGTCGACGGTGCCCTGGTCGCGGCGACCCCGTTGTTCCTGGGGGCCGACCCGGCCGCGTCGCCGTTGCTGGGCGGCGCGGTCAACCGGCCGTTGGCCCGGGTCGAGGACCTGGGCCGGGACCTGGTCCGATCGCTGCCGTCCGAGCTGGCCCGCCGGGCGATCCTGCTGGACAAGGCCCCGTCCGATTTCGTGACCGCCAACCGGACCACCGTCGCCGACGGCGACCAGGTCATCCCGTTGGCCGGGGTCTGGCGGGACGAGGCCTTCCCCGATCCGGTGGAACAGGCCAAGCTGCAGGCGTTGTCGGACCGGATCGACCGGAACGCCGGCCTGGATGCGCACGATCACCGGGTCGTCGCCTACACCACCCGGGCCAAGGGCGTGGCCGCGGCCGAATTCGATGCCGAGCAACGAGAGCTGCTGCGGCGCCTGCTGGCGACCTATTTCGGCCGGGTGCCCGACGCGCTGTCCCCGGCGTCGCGGTACCTGGACGACGCCGTGCTGGACCAGGTGTCCTTCGCGTGGGCCGGATCGACCCAGGCCGGCCAGCCGCACTACTACCGGTTGCAGGGCCCCCGGCTGCTGATCGAATGGGACAACACGCAACGGGGCGCGAACCATGCGCATTCGGTGTGGCGGGACCCCAGCGCCGACTTCGGCCTGGACGTGCTGGCCCGGCACCGCGCCGAGCACCGGCACTGA
- a CDS encoding VOC family protein — protein sequence MDEPHRRVLQMRLVVETADFDEAVVFYRDVLGAREEFVGHGDAGEKVMILDVGRATLELSNPAQVAMIDRLEVGRRVAPRLRVAFEVADVDGATAASVGAGAELIVPPTRTPWDSRNARLAAPAGLQLTLFQELDPQRLDPQQLDPAEG from the coding sequence ATGGACGAACCGCACCGCCGGGTGCTGCAGATGCGATTGGTGGTCGAGACCGCCGACTTCGACGAGGCCGTCGTGTTCTACCGGGACGTGCTGGGGGCGCGGGAGGAATTCGTCGGGCACGGGGACGCGGGCGAGAAGGTGATGATCCTGGACGTCGGGCGAGCCACCCTGGAGCTGTCCAACCCGGCCCAGGTGGCCATGATCGACCGGCTCGAGGTCGGCCGCCGGGTGGCGCCGCGGCTCCGGGTCGCGTTCGAGGTCGCCGACGTGGACGGGGCCACCGCCGCGTCGGTCGGTGCGGGCGCCGAGTTGATCGTGCCGCCGACGCGCACCCCGTGGGATTCGCGTAACGCCCGGCTGGCCGCCCCGGCCGGGCTGCAGCTCACCCTGTTCCAGGAACTCGACCCCCAGAGACTCGACCCCCAGCAACTCGACCCGGCCGAGGGTTAA
- a CDS encoding SRPBCC family protein — MPQVSAQVVVPVPPQVAFAVSQTTGELRLTWDPFIRRQYFLDGATAPAKGVRTRTLARLGPAMTSEYVSYRPPTSVGMTMVDGPWFFDRFGGGWRFQAHPKGTQAVWKYTYSVRPAWLRRIAEPIGQWLLGREIRRRIEAFGAACRDPDILRAVGG, encoded by the coding sequence ATGCCGCAAGTCAGTGCCCAGGTCGTGGTCCCGGTCCCGCCGCAGGTCGCGTTCGCGGTGTCGCAGACCACCGGCGAGCTCCGGCTGACCTGGGACCCGTTCATCCGCCGGCAGTACTTCCTGGACGGGGCCACCGCGCCGGCCAAGGGGGTCCGCACCCGCACCCTGGCCCGGCTGGGCCCGGCGATGACCAGCGAGTACGTCTCCTACCGGCCACCCACCAGCGTGGGCATGACCATGGTCGACGGGCCCTGGTTCTTCGACCGGTTCGGCGGCGGGTGGCGGTTTCAGGCCCATCCCAAGGGCACGCAGGCGGTCTGGAAGTACACCTACTCGGTGCGGCCGGCCTGGCTGCGGCGGATCGCCGAGCCGATCGGCCAGTGGCTGCTGGGTCGCGAGATCCGCCGCCGCATCGAGGCTTTCGGCGCCGCCTGCCGGGATCCGGACATTCTGCGGGCGGTCGGCGGCTGA